From Primulina tabacum isolate GXHZ01 chromosome 2, ASM2559414v2, whole genome shotgun sequence, one genomic window encodes:
- the LOC142538009 gene encoding uncharacterized protein LOC142538009, with protein sequence MDSTSATSKGKKTDKLRRSWTAPEEEVLIVALKDIISKGYKTENGFRNGYLPLLESSLRNAFKDSDVRGHPHITSKIHVWKKHYGCLTSMLSKSGIGWNDIENMIDATNEAWDAIVKVDNSVRVMRYKRWPHYKDWCVIFGYDRATGDRVETFSAVVHDVLNMTEHEPIDMEFGMDDFYRPLEGDGESMSVAQTLPSNPTGVSKVRSKKRKKLDKVDNQIVVAINNLADITKETMSNLIKEMSSDSKIEDAMDSVLATLGTIRELKSDDKVRVAELLVDNPNKLSLFLRLNLEGKISLINRLLNP encoded by the exons ATGGATAGCACAAGTGCGACTTCCAAAGGAAAAAAAACAGACAAGTTGCGGCGTAGTTGGACAGCCCCCGAGGAAGAGGTTCTAATTGTGGCATTGAAAGATATAATAAGCAAAGGATATAAAACGGAGAACGGTTTCCGTAATGGCTATTTACCATTATTGGAATCTTCATTGCGGAATGCTTTCAAAGATTCAGATGTACGTGGCCATCCCCACATAACTTCCAAAATACACGTCTGGAAGAAACATTATGGATGTTTGACATCAATGCTATCAAAAAGTGGTATTGGTTGGAATGACATAGAGAACATGATTGACGCTACAAATGAGGCATGGGATGCGATAGTGAAG GTGGACAATAGTGTTCGAGTTATGCGTTACAAGCGCTGGCCACACTATAAAGATTGGTGCGTAATCTTTGGCTATGATAGGGCAACAGGTGATCGAGTGGAGACTTTTTCAGCGGTTGTTCATGATGTCTTAAATATGACTGAGCATGAACCCATTGACATGGAATTTGGCATGGACGACTTTTACCGCCCACTTGAAGGAGATGGTGAATCAATGTCTGTAGCTCAGACTCTTCCCTCAAACCCAACAGGAGTTTCAAAGGTGAGGTCTAAGAAACGCAAGAAATTAGACAAAGTTGACAAccaaattgttgttgcaatcaATAATTTAGCTGACATCACAAAGGAGACAATGTCAAACCTCATCAAAGAAATGTCATCGGATTCGAAAATTGAAGATGCTATGGATAGTGTGTTGGCCACATTAGGAACCATCCGGGAGTTAAAGTCAGACGACAAAGTGCGTGTTGCGGAGCTACTGGTGGATAACCCCAACAAACTTTCTTTGTTCTTGCGGCTTAATCTTGAAGGAAAGATAAGCTTAATTAatcgactactgaatccataa
- the LOC142534682 gene encoding condensin-2 complex subunit H2-like, whose protein sequence is MNSEFDNPESSSAKFLQTLQPLRDLESNWSVDLAKSLEDYLLKICSGEISGNEDSLSSVNFAEAALVLQGSAQVYGRKVEYLYSLVLHALEFISQKSQEDQSASTSTQKEETASHPAKDEEDYPFWGLDDIPAETKILLDSSVSRDLSPSLFVRPPANLVVLEGDCLDGVGDDGELEAYLLATNDLYRDFILLDYCDAVTVDNFLNCKSGKGLNNFYGGSYLTSKGRKSFQSPSRRSVGTGQKLSVGKKQDFNQSLCADHGFQSNDDQKGSTAYHFPCDDGIRDGYSESEDLFDSDNDVDPWKHLDPHEPGNLIVKPYRKVKMNRRLRVGSRKHLSVATEFPLAKLHGPIGPELAEIWEAKFNASETHGESQPSSLYEKLRQSLVIGDKKKDNSSYDPEDLNEDIGYDSGDPDSGPPDIGMSDSVFNNKDFPSQQEKHDFGGHHFGMENEYDGADAHTSLEDLCRTHLDSLLASLSESEKQTELASRVSTWKQRIEKNLEEQDARPPFDIHKYGERILDKLFVEQNHSSTSSFGDIVGGQEKHDVARMFSALLQLVNNGDVDLVKYNTKGSSTCYSDVNSFHVRRLRNERKSGVKLQSSKRRAKTPLTKRRAKIISEEEKENQVGKSGGVKCTPEGKKRRQSGIMGIHFAG, encoded by the exons ATGAATAGCGAATTTGACAATCCTGAATCTTCATCTGCGAAGTTTCTCCAAACATTACAGCCTCTTCGAGATCTCGAATCTAATTGGAGCGTGGATTTAGCCAAGAGTTTGGAAGATTATCTGCTGAAAATTTGCTCTGGTGAGATTTCGGGCAACGAGGATTCCCTAAGCTCTGTAAATTTTGCTGAAG CTGCTTTGGTGCTTCAGGGATCGGCGCAGGTTTACGGTAGGAAGGTGGAGTATCTGTATTCCCTGGTTCTGCATGCTTTGGAGTTTATTTCCCAGAAAAG TCAAGAAGATCAATCTGCGAGCACATCCACTCAAAAGGAAGAAACTGCTTCCCATCCTGCAAAAGATGAAGAAGATTATCCATTTTGGGGTTTAGATGATATCCCCG cTGAAACAAAGATTTTGTTAGATAGTTCAGTCTCTAGAGATTTGTCACCTAGTCTTTTTGTGAGGCCACCTGCAAATTTAGTAGTGCTCGAAGGTGACTGCTTAGATGGTGTAGGTGATGATGGGGAGCTAGAAGCATATCTG TTAGCAACGAATGATCTTTACCGGGATTTCATTCTCCTGGATTACTGTGATGCTGTTACTGTCGATAATTTTCTCAATTGTAAGAGTGGCAAAGGGCTCAATAATTTTTATGGAGGCAGCTATCTAACTTCTAAGGGTCGCAAGAGCTTTCAGTCGCCATCGAGAAGATCTGTAGGAACTGGCCAAAAGCTGTCAGTGGGGAAGAAACAGGATTTTAATCAATCACTCTGTGCTGACCACGGGTTTCAATCAAATGACGATCAAAAGGGCTCAACTGCCTATCATTTTCCTTGCGATGATGGAATTAGAGACGGCTATTCTGAATCTGAGGATTTGTTTGACTCAGACAATGATGTCGATCCATGGAAACATTTGGATCCTCATGAACCAGGGAATTTGATAGTTAAACCTTATAGAAAAG TGAAAATGAACAGAAGGCTAAGGGTCGGTTCTAGGAAACATCTTTCGGTGGCTACAGAATTCCCTCTTGCGAAACTTCACGGCCCTATTGGTCCAGAACTAGCTGAAATATGGGAGGCAAAATTTAATGCCTCAGAGACGCACGGTGAATCACAACCTTCATCATTGTATGAAAAG CTGCGCCAGTCACTTGTTATCGGGGACAAGAAAAAGGACAATTCCTCCTATGATCCTGAAGATCTCAATGAAGACATTGGATATGATAGTGGGGATCCAGATTCTGGGCCACCAGATATTGGCATGTCAGATAGTGTCTTCAACAATAAAGATTTCCCATCACAGCAGGAAAAG CATGATTTTGGTGGTCACCACTTTGGCATGGAAAATGAATATGATGGTGCTGATGCTCATACAAGCCTTGAAGACCTTTGTCGGACTCACTTG GATTCTCTTCTAGCTAGTCTTTCTGAAAGTGAGAAGCAAACTGAACTGGCTAGCAGGGTTTCTACATGGAAACAAAGAATTGAAAAGAACTTGGAAGAGCAA GATGCACGGCCACCATTTGATATTCACAAGTACGGTGAAAGAATTCTAGATAAGCTCTTCGTGGAACAAAATCATTCGAGTACCTCGTCTTTTGGAGATATAGTCGGGGGTCAAGAGAAGCATGATGTCGCTAGAATGTTTTCTGCCCTTCTGCAATTG GTGAACAATGGAGATGTTGATCTGGTGAAATACAACACAAAAGGTTCGTCCACCTGTTACTCAGATGTGAATAGTTTCCATGTTAGGCGGCTTAGGAATGAGAGGAAAAGTGGAGTGAAGCTTCAGTCATCCAAAAGGAGAGCTAAAACTCCTTTAACAAAACGACGTGCCAAAATCATAAGCGAAGAGGAAAAGGAGAATCAGGTGGGAAAATCAGGTGGTGTGAAGTGCACTCCTGAAGGCAAGAAGAGGCGACAATCCGGCATCATGGGTATACATTTTGCTGGGTGA
- the LOC142537831 gene encoding primase homolog protein-like, producing MPFLLTSLPPPPPCQPTKTSSNLPSFSISAFSTKPVSINSGHNNGFPCLSHVRTSKTTADMDEAEEEGAVFTKLRQKMDSRGVKIDSCTPGLYDLLVCPKCNGGQSMQRSLSFHVGQNWSYAMWRCFDTRCGWAGQVVTNSRKPFPGGNLHGQINSNSPSTRESLRLEVLGEELVDYFAGRMISKETLQRNKVMQVSGQKKIIAFTYRQNGLLVGCKYRTIEKKFWQDRGTEKMLYGLDDITEADEIIIVEGEIDKLSIEEAGYYNCASVPGGAPQTVSIKELPSVDKDVSFQYLWNCKDYLDKASRIILATDGDIPGQALAEELSRRLGRERCWQVNWPEKDELSSFKDANEVLKNLGAAALRDAINGAKPYESHDFTSNLLRYCFISLPILHDRTETEYVSKMLTKVKRFAQHHACLVWFVAHSRQLHNWIRGPPNMYDISGSAHFINKWDNGILIHRNRDPEAGPLDTVQVCVRKVRNKVIGTIGDAFLFYNRITSEYMNIDAASQKR from the exons ATGCCTTTTCTTCTCACTTCACTGCCACCGCCACCTCCTTGTCAACCGACCAAAACTTCGTCAAATCTACCATCTTTTAGTATATCGGCCTTTTCTACAAAGCCCGTCTCCATAAATTCGGGTCACAATAATGGGTTCCCGTGTTTGTCTCATGTTCGGACTTCAAAGACAACAG CTGACATGGATGAGGCAGAGGAAGAGGGGGCTGTCTTCACCAAACTGAGGCAGAAAATGGACTCCCGTGGAGTAAAAATTGATTCTTGTACACCTGGTCTCTATGATCTTCTTGTTTGTCCCAAG TGCAACGGTGGACAATCTATGCAAAGAAGTCTGTCATTTCATGTTGGCCAAAATTG GAGTTATGCAATGTGGAGATGTTTTGATACACGATGTGGATGGGCAGGCCAG GTAGTTACAAACAGTAGAAAGCCTTTTCCGGGTGGCAATCTTCATGGACAAATCAATTCCAATTCCCCATCGACAAGGGAAAGTCTAAGGCTAGAGGTGTTGGGTGAAGAG CTGGTAGATTACTTTGCTGGAAGAATGATATCCAAGGAAACCTTGCAGAGAAATAAAGTGATGCAAGTTTCTGGTCAAAAG AAAATCATTGCCTTTACTTATAGACAAAATGGGCTACTTGTTGGCTGCAAGTACCGTACAATAGAGAAAAAGTTTTGGCAG GACAGAGGTACTGAAAAAATGTTATATGGACTGGATGACATTACAGAAGCAGATGAGATTATCATT GTTGAAGGTGAAATAGATAAGCTGTCAATAGAAGAAGCTGGTTATTACAATTGTGCAAGTGTTCCTGGAGGAGCACCACAAACTGTTTCAATCAAGGAACTACCATCAGTGGACAAG GACGTGAGCTTTCAGTATCTATGGAACTGCAAAGACTATCTGGACAAG GCGTCTCGAATAATCCTGGCAACTGATGGTGATATACCAGGCCAAGCTTTAGCTGAGGAGCTTTCTCGCCGCCTTGGAAGAGAGAG GTGTTGGCAAGTAAATTGGCCGGAAAAGGATGAGTTGAGCTCTTTCAAAGATGCAAATGAG GTTCTCAAGAATTTGGGCGCAGCTGCACTTAGAGATGCCATTAACGGAGCTAAACCATATGAATCACATGATTTCA CCTCCAACCTTTTACGATACTGTTTTATTTCTCTGCCAATTTTACACGACAGAACTGAAACAGAATATGTTAGTAAGATGCTGACGAAGGTCAAACGATTTGCCCAGCATCATGCATGCCTTGTTTGGTTTGTAGCACATTCAAGACAG TTGCATAATTGGATTAGGGGTCCTCCAAATATGTACGACATCAGTGGAAGTGCACACTTCATAAATAAATGGGATAATGGGATTCTTATTCACCGTAACAGGGATCCAGAGGCCGGTCCTCTCGATACAGTCCAG GTTTGTGTGCGGAAAGTCCGTAATAAAGTCATAGGAACGATAGGGGACGCCTTCTTGTTTTATAACAG GATTACCAGCGAATACATGAATATTGATGCAGCATCCCAaaaaagatga